TTACTGGAGACAAAAAAAGGAAGCGAGGCCGGCCGACAAGAAGATGGGATGATGAGATCAAGAGCGCAGCAGGAGGTTGCTGGACTACAATAGCAAAGGATAGGTATAAATGGAAAGAGttaggggaggcctttgcctacAAAAGGCATACAGATATAAATTTAgattagatatatatatatgttaacAACAAAATGAAATGTACTACAGAATACTTATCTGAAATAAAGgctatttcattcattcattcattcaacttctgggaaaaaaaaatcccactagttaccaccaactcggcttggtggtaactactgggaatttttattcccagtagttaccactggtaaaaggtgggaattttttttcccagtagttaccaccaaaatattttgagaattcaatactaataaaaacagtataaatagtatagtataaatgtagcgtgctgtaataaataataatttgtcagttagtgattcagtaaactgctttaaaagtgatcaaaaatattaaaacagttttaccggtataagtgtaaaaaccaaaataaaagagtctcattctagttaagcagaaattaactaattatccggattaaatttatcttattaactgtaaattgaattacatatttataaaaacgaacaaacaaatcagtcaaaaaccgacagaactgatttcgttttattatttacagctacttcatttcgatctattataacacgacgcagaactggaatatgtaggtattcataatttgtagtcaggctaaataagtacacatggttgttattaaaaccgcttagggcgcgcttcggatgggctgactgctcggactaaccagcataggctcgcattccaattacgctcggtcatgttacgctggttggctcgattgcttaaacacccacgctagcgggatggtaataacactctaccagaggggcatcaggtactattcgtacacttcttttttgtatttaacttttattcttttggaaaatatgtttataggAAGAACTAGTGGtggcaaatatgtaataataatatccaAGCTATCTAATTAATGTTCCCTCTGCACCACAACTTGGTTAATCCTAATGTTGGCATAAGACAATGACAAAAACTACCACGATCCGTGAGCTTTCGGTTTAGCTCACATGCCACCCGataggtaaatataattatcaaattatGTCAACTAATACCATTCTTATCGGCCATAGGAGTTATGCCGAACAAAGAATATTTTGCAAGGGTCGGACACGGGGGTTAAGAACAAAAGGATGCGCGGTGTGCGCCACACTTGGTTCGGCCTTTTTGCACTCGtggtatttaataaaaacaacacaTAAGATATTTATTAACTAACCAATTGTTTTGTAATTACAAGGCATAGGTACCGATATTATTCATACTTATATTGTAATAAACCAATCAAAGTTGTAACCTATCAAATATGCATAAGGTATTAAGGTCCTACATTGTTTCTTACTTTACCGTGATAAATATTAAGAAAACTTAAAAACATCTATACCAAATTTAATTGCAAGATCACATTCACATTCCCCACTCTACCAGGTTTTATAGACGTTCGCATTCGTACGCCATCGCCATCAGAATCAgataaagtacataattattattttactcttTTTCTGATTTTTGCTTTTAGCCTGACGCCCTCTTGCCCCTTCGTCGTACTCAATTTAAGGTTGTTTTATGTCATTTTAATTACACTTTTGTTTGCTTACAAGTTCTtccaataaatatattttccaaaagaataaaagttGTAACGAATAGTACCTGATAcccctctggtagagtgttattaccatcccgctagcgtgagtgtttaagcaatcgagccaaccagcgtaacatgaccgagcgatgtactacccgagcgtatttggaatgcgagcctatgctggttagtccgagcagtcagcccatccgaagcgcgccctaagcggttttaataacaaccatgccctgTACTTACTTAGCCTTACTTActaaattatgaatacctacatattccagctctgcgtcgtgttataatagaacgaaatgaagtacctgtaaataataaaacgaaatcagttctgtcggtttttgactgatttctatgttcgtttgtataaatatgtaattcaatttacagttaataagataaatttaatccggataataagttaatttctacttaactagaatgactCTTCTATTTTGGTTTTTACACttacttataccggtaaaactgttttaatatttttgatcacttttaaagcagtttactaaatcactaactgacaaattattatttattacagcactcTACatgtatactatactatttttatactgtttttattagtattgaattctaacaatattttggtggtaactactgggaaaaaaaattcccaccttttaccagtggtaactactgggaataaaaattcccaaatGAGGCAGtgttcttttatttctatacgTACCCGAAAGGGCCCAAAATGTCACGAAACCAAGCTGAttgcataaaaataaatcgAAGGCGTTTGTAATTAAGTGGGTGAAGCGTTATATggagtataaaaatatttacgaCTTACCAGAACgcgggaaaaaataaaaaagacctCCTCCACATAAGATTTAACACGGGTCTTGCAGATGTTGTAAGATATCTCTAAATACAATCAGAAGGCATTTGAATGAAAATGGTTTAAGATATCGCAATACAAGTTTTACCGGTCACGCTCTTATCGTACATAGtgtatagtaggtacctatgtcctAAATGCGTAAATTTAGTCGCTTATTTTACTGGAAATTGATGAAATTTGTATTCCCCATGATCAATTTCAGGCCGGCCATCTTACTTCTCAGATTCCGGTCTTAAGACTTTTGGATCGTCATCAATGTCATCATATTCTCAAGGTTCTTCCAAAGTAGGATCTAGATTTTTAGTAAACTTCAGATTGGTATTTTCCATTAATCATGCCTTTTTCAGTCTAAAATGATAGAGTAGAAAAGAGCCTTGGTGATCTGGTCACTTTGCCTGATTACGTGATTACCTTCTGTAGGGGGAGATACGCAGTAGAATTTGGGTCGAAATTAATAAgtttttataataggtatatctTTCATCGTTGTAGCATCGAATTTGGGGTCTTACTTCActctaatacataatatgtattagaGTGAAGTggtttaattatattataattaaaccaTACTCTCTTGCGCTCAATGAAGGCTAGGATAAGCAGCTACCCTTAGGTACTTAATCGTTACATTTTTGTAAGACAATTTTAAAGATTTGACGTTGTATAGAGTTGCTGCTGAAGCTTGTGTGAAAACTTGACTCGTAATTATATGTTAAGAATCTTAATTATACCTATATTCAATCTGTTGACTGGGAACTCGAAAGAAGAGCTTATCAAATAAATGTATAATAGTAGACCGATTggtttgtatactttgtatgTAGACGTACTCTAGGTATCCTATTTTGTCGATTATTTATACCAAATAAGATTCCTAAAAAAGCTTGTGGCATATTCCTGTAAAACGCCACAtcatgaataattttatttttattccaaGCTGGTGCAAACTAAATGTTTATTTAGGTAGATATAAGCGTATACTGGGTAAAATTTCGGGTACAGTTCCGAAAATTGTACAACATACAATCTTTTTATTATAAGACTCTTTTATCGGAATAATTTGAATATACTTACTATAACTCTTTGATTAGAATACACTTTATGTCTATAATTTCTCCTAATCTAAACCTTTTATCTTTTGAATACAGAATCTGGCGCGAAAGAGAAAAAAGGTGGGACAGCTGTCAAAGTCAGACACATATTGTGTGAGAAACAGTCAAAATGTTTGGAAGCTTTAGAAAAACTTAAAGCGGGACAGAAGTTTCCTGAGGTAGCAGCAGCATATAGCGAGGACAAAGCTCGGTCGGGCGGCGACCTCGGCTGGCAAACGCGCGGCGCCATGGTGGGCCCTTTCCAGGATGCTGCCTTCGCCTTGCCCGTCTCCACCGTCGCTAATCCCGTCTACACTGACCCTCCCATTAAAACTAAATTTGGGTACCACATAATTATGGTAGAAGGAAAAAAATGAGTGACATGATTTTGGGATTCGAGTACTTTTGGGCGATgcttttattgttaattatgGAAAGGATATGCTGCTTGCAGGAACAATTTGACGAGGACTATATCGTACTCCCCGAGGCCCCTAGATCTGATGAAGTCCCGGACGATTCAATCAACTTAGAAGAGTTTTCAGATACATAGTAAGTAATCTGTTTCCGTAAAATAGATGTTTAATTccattttgttaataaataagcATGTTGGTAGGTATTTAACTTATTATCGGCCAAGCAATCAATGGAAAGACTTGCCCAAGCGGTGaaatttacttttaatttattaaccttatatgtatacctacgcGTAAAATGCCTTAGCAATGTCACAAATGTTTTTAGCCATTGTAAAATCAGTATGATCAAATTCTCAAGCTTAGCTAGGATCATACAAGCTTCCTCTTTTCTCTTCCTAATAATTTGACATGCAATATAAAATTGATCTCGAAAACATAAGAAAATATTTACAACAGGCAAAAACtataggctacaaatataatgaccaccaaaaaatactttggtaccctaaataaaaaaatcatgcttaccaaaaaaacttactgaacaccaaaaaaataaggcctaaaaatactaaagtaccaccgttttaattacgactgcacttcaaattgtattcaaataccaaatatattgaatgatcaccaaaaaacattaatgatcaccaaatcttgaagaccaaattagtgcgatattttcacctaaataaaccactatgattaccaaaaaatttatacatattagttattaccaaataaagtaaactgatgccaaaattacaagcccctcccgctcaacctcccgtaccccgcaccgcatacctacctaacctaacctacttttctagtagcatttcgttatgctactagaaaagtaggttaaactgctatcagtttgaactgctatcagttaagtgggttaggttaggttagcactgcgacccttacagaaacgaaatggtactagaaaagtaggttaggttaggttagaactgcgacctttacataaacgaaatgctgctaaaacagtgggttaggttgggtttgaactgcgacccttacagaaacgaaatgctattagaaaagtgggttaagttaggtttgaactgcgatccttacagaaacgaaatgctactagaaaagtgggttaggttaggtttgtactgcgacccttacaggaaagaaatgctactaaaatagtgggttaggttaggtttgaactgcgacccttacagaaaagaaatgctactagaaaagtgggttaggttagctttgaactgcgacccttacagaaaagaaacgctacgagaaaagtgggttaggttaggtttgaactgcgacccttacagaaaagaaatgctactagaaacgtgggttaggttaggtttgaactgcgacccatacagaaaagaaatgctactagaaaagtgggttaggttaggtttgaacagcgacccttacagaaaagaaatgctactagaaaagtggttaggttaggtttgaactgcgacccatactaaaaataaatgctactagaaaagtgggttaggttaggtttgaactgcgacccttacagaaaagaaatgctactagaaaagtgggttaggttaggtttgaactgcgacccttacagaaaagaaatgctactagaaaagtgggttaggttaggtttgaactgcgaccctaacagaaaagaaatgctactagaaaagtgagttaggttaggtttgaactgcgacccttgcagaaaagaaatgctactagaaaagtgagttaggttaagttagaactgcgacccttacagaaaagaaatgctactagaaaaaggtgacgaagtggattaattaattgtataggataacgatatatttttaattaaaatgtggttacaattttggtggtcatttactatttttgcgtttacaatgattattttggtgtcattttctttaataggataacaagatgtaaaaatttggttatcatttcacattaaaatggggtttgaaatttggtaatcatttactatttttgggttaataatgattagtttggtgttatttcctttaataggatagtaaaatgtaataaaattggtaatcattccacattaaaatggtgttctaattttggtgatcatttattaatttagggtggtaaaatagatttttcaccacaccagctcggaaaggcttactttgcccttcaaaaactgatagcaaagttgcattttattcacatgtgaagcaaagtaatcaaatgcaaattttgagttgttttcttatgtttgctggtagaattgacttttaaatgatgattttggatgataaatatttaataacattcatttggatttgatttagtttgatttggtttgatattttacatttaatatttgctttgggttggtgtggtgaaaaattttgtgtttcactcgggggcaaattttgtttaaccctcgtgctttgaaaccctcgcaacgctttagattccatttttcgaatcactcgctacgctcgtggttcaattttggaatctttcgcttgctcgggtatcaatattagcacgagcggttaaacaacaactttgcccccttgtaaaacaaataactattattggtattaaattttactaaatctggtgatcagttaaaaaTAGCAGCCAAAACTATACAATGCCAAAAGTTACATCGATAAATCCTTACATTTTACTTTGCCGTAGCATAAAATTGGATAAGTGTCTTAGTAATTGTTCCAGTTCTCTGAAGCCGAGTTTTCTGCGGCTGTGCCGGCACTCGCAAGTCACCATGCTTCTGACACTCTTCCACTTCTGCAACTTTTGTTTCTGGTTCGTAATGACAAAGAAAACTTCGCCCATTACCATATCCCTCACTTTATCACTTTTGGATTTAAAACATGTTATTCCATCATGAATCATGAatggtattaataaatattatgcaaGCATCTGAAACgcctgtttatttttaaattctttCTCTCTCAAAAAATCTTCCATCACATTTGTTCGTCGATACAAGTGCATCATAAAGGGAAAAAATAATAAgacattatttatgtataaattatagcagTCTTTATTGAAAGTAGTGAATACTTATAATGTAGAACATTTAACTGCCGCAATGATGATTACTCGTTAATTAAAAgtactgaaataaatataaataaaactatttactTCAAGAAAAATGGGTCACATACCTAATAAAACAGCACAGTTTCTAGACGTAGATATCAACTTTATAAGAttactgcattaaaaaaaaatgtttggttTTCACTGATTGATAACGAGATAACTTTAAAGCTATTAGAAACATAGCTTTAAAGTTATCTCGTTATCAAACAAACGA
Above is a window of Cydia splendana chromosome Z, ilCydSple1.2, whole genome shotgun sequence DNA encoding:
- the LOC134804905 gene encoding peptidyl-prolyl cis-trans isomerase NIMA-interacting 4 — protein: MPPKKQPEKAGKGGKSGGDAKESGAKEKKGGTAVKVRHILCEKQSKCLEALEKLKAGQKFPEVAAAYSEDKARSGGDLGWQTRGAMVGPFQDAAFALPVSTVANPVYTDPPIKTKFGYHIIMVEGKK